The Thermoplasma acidophilum DSM 1728 genome includes a window with the following:
- a CDS encoding aldehyde ferredoxin oxidoreductase family protein produces MYGFNGKILWADLTNEKMWVEEIPEDIYKKYLGGVGLGAYILNREIKGNIDALGPDNILGFITGLFNSHNAPLGGRLEVVAKSPMTGTWGDSNCGGKFAPELKNTGFDALFVKGIAKRPVYIKIVDDKYSIEDASNLWGKDAYETETELKKIDPKGQAMVIGVPGEKMLYAAAIMNEYGRAAGRSGLAAVMGSKKLKGIFARGTKKIPVYDEKMLMETIKKAQIQFRNSMNLVNPWHMFGTTQITESSHLNGDTPIKNWAGVGIVDFGEENAKKISGEEIRKDVLKSYGCAQCTLACGGHVKRETRYGTVEGHRLEYEGTGAFGGLNLIADLDAMSMSFELCNRYGLDIITTGAVIAFANELYERGILTEKDIGFKIGFGNPDAEVKLTELIGKGEGIGRILGMGQRYAAKVIGKGAEESAMEIGGQDLPMHDPRLMPSLGNTYISDATPGRHTAGGIGFNEGFELVLPFKHKDSWTKIPRYEYHGKAYWQLLSVAGQEILNSTGMCLFSTNIWPNSYPYTELIKAITGWDMTEDDLVNIGWRIQIARHVFSAKQGINQYEIKPPGRVMGYPPLKAGPTAGVSIDYETLRNEYLSQLGLARDGKPNPEVIKKLGIEPELVAGI; encoded by the coding sequence ATGTACGGATTCAATGGGAAAATCCTATGGGCTGATCTCACCAATGAAAAAATGTGGGTTGAAGAAATTCCTGAGGATATCTATAAGAAGTATCTTGGCGGAGTTGGCCTTGGAGCATACATTCTGAACAGGGAAATAAAGGGCAATATAGATGCTCTTGGCCCTGATAACATTCTTGGTTTCATAACGGGCCTGTTCAACAGCCACAACGCACCGCTGGGTGGCAGGCTTGAGGTTGTTGCAAAATCGCCCATGACAGGTACCTGGGGAGACTCAAACTGCGGCGGAAAATTTGCACCTGAGCTAAAGAACACAGGCTTCGACGCGCTGTTCGTCAAGGGCATAGCGAAGCGCCCGGTTTACATCAAGATCGTGGATGATAAGTATTCGATAGAGGACGCCAGCAATCTCTGGGGAAAAGACGCTTATGAAACTGAAACGGAGCTAAAGAAGATAGATCCGAAGGGCCAAGCTATGGTGATCGGGGTTCCCGGAGAAAAGATGCTCTACGCTGCGGCCATAATGAATGAATATGGCCGTGCCGCTGGGAGATCCGGCCTTGCCGCGGTCATGGGGTCGAAGAAGCTCAAGGGTATATTTGCCCGCGGGACGAAGAAGATACCGGTATATGATGAAAAGATGCTCATGGAAACCATCAAGAAGGCACAGATACAGTTCAGAAACTCCATGAATCTCGTTAACCCCTGGCACATGTTCGGAACAACCCAGATAACTGAATCATCGCATCTGAATGGTGATACTCCGATAAAGAACTGGGCCGGAGTTGGCATAGTCGACTTCGGAGAGGAGAATGCAAAGAAGATAAGCGGAGAGGAGATAAGGAAGGATGTCCTGAAATCGTATGGCTGCGCCCAGTGTACGCTTGCCTGTGGTGGCCATGTTAAGAGGGAGACAAGGTACGGCACGGTTGAAGGCCACCGCCTTGAATACGAAGGTACCGGTGCCTTTGGGGGCCTCAACCTAATAGCAGATCTGGACGCCATGTCCATGTCATTTGAACTCTGTAACAGGTACGGCCTTGATATAATAACGACCGGTGCTGTCATAGCCTTTGCAAACGAGCTCTACGAACGCGGCATATTGACGGAAAAGGATATAGGCTTCAAGATAGGCTTCGGAAATCCCGATGCAGAGGTGAAACTCACAGAGCTCATAGGAAAGGGAGAGGGCATAGGCAGGATACTGGGAATGGGACAGAGATACGCTGCAAAGGTAATAGGAAAGGGTGCCGAAGAATCGGCCATGGAAATCGGCGGGCAGGATCTTCCGATGCATGACCCAAGGCTGATGCCCAGCCTGGGAAACACGTACATATCCGATGCGACTCCCGGCAGGCATACTGCAGGTGGCATCGGATTCAATGAGGGTTTCGAACTCGTGCTTCCGTTCAAGCACAAGGACAGCTGGACAAAGATACCTAGATATGAGTACCATGGGAAGGCGTACTGGCAGCTCCTCTCTGTGGCTGGCCAGGAAATTCTCAATTCAACAGGGATGTGCCTGTTCTCCACCAACATATGGCCCAACAGCTATCCATACACCGAACTCATAAAGGCCATAACCGGATGGGATATGACCGAAGACGACCTTGTTAACATAGGATGGAGGATACAGATCGCCAGGCATGTTTTCAGCGCAAAGCAGGGCATAAACCAGTACGAAATAAAACCACCTGGCAGAGTCATGGGCTATCCCCCACTTAAGGCTGGTCCCACGGCTGGCGTATCGATAGACTATGAGACGCTGAGGAACGAATACCTTTCTCAGCTCGGCCTTGCCAGGGATGGCAAACCTAATCCAGAAGTTATCAAAAAATTAGGCATAGAACCTGAATTAGTTGCGGGGATCTGA
- a CDS encoding heavy metal translocating P-type ATPase: MATDPVCGMYVPETSDLYVDRDGTRYYFCSKGCMDKFLEPEKEGKNLARKLVIAWTFSLPVLVLTYIYTGALRDIILLVLSLPVVFYSGTQFYPGAISAIRTRSGNMDLLVSLGILTAFFFSVFVSFFPHAIPHSMVYFDSSDFIVSLILTGSYVESLVKAKASDAGNRLLSLIPETVHLVSDGGIVDIESSKISPENLVEVRPGETVPVDGIVERGSADVDSSMITGESLPITVNPGSKVSSGMKDLNGTIVVRVQAVGPNSTVGKIYSFIKMASSGRTKIQRIADVFSSYFVPVVLAAATASFLFWFFYLRSIGDPYFIETAILSFVSVIVIACPCAIGLAGPITLLIASEGSFEAGILVKNAGAMDRVTKVNRVVFDKTGTLTLPEMYVLNYSGDTEALMMAAAIESHSNHPVARAIVQYAGNISHKDADQVKEMPGSGIEGMCCGHKISVISGENGDLRITVDGTVRGVLKIGSKIRPEAEETIAEMKEKGMKISVLTGDRSRDSASAVESIGVDEVLTGLSPEDKAAIIRKYQEAGDYVMFVGDGINDVMAIDQADVGVAMGSGSDITRSQGDFVLLRNDLRAILSIFDISSKTISKVKQNIIWAISYNSALIPVAAGVLVPIFGAGIYSFLPMLAAFAMGMSSSTVVLNSIRLRGKIGRNVNYAWT; encoded by the coding sequence ATGGCAACCGATCCAGTGTGCGGCATGTATGTCCCGGAGACCTCAGATCTTTACGTTGACAGGGACGGCACAAGGTATTACTTCTGCTCCAAGGGATGCATGGACAAATTCCTAGAACCTGAAAAGGAGGGTAAAAACCTGGCCAGGAAACTTGTGATTGCATGGACGTTTTCACTCCCAGTACTCGTACTAACATACATCTATACTGGTGCCCTTCGTGATATTATACTTCTTGTTTTGTCGTTGCCTGTAGTTTTTTATTCCGGTACACAGTTCTATCCGGGGGCAATAAGCGCAATACGTACAAGGAGCGGCAACATGGATCTGCTGGTGTCTCTTGGAATTCTCACAGCGTTTTTCTTCTCTGTGTTTGTCTCGTTCTTTCCGCATGCAATTCCACATTCGATGGTATATTTTGATTCGTCGGACTTCATCGTTTCGCTGATACTCACCGGGTCATACGTTGAGAGCTTGGTCAAGGCCAAAGCCAGCGATGCAGGCAACAGGCTGCTTTCCCTCATTCCGGAAACAGTGCACCTTGTTTCTGACGGCGGCATCGTGGATATAGAATCATCGAAGATTTCCCCGGAGAATCTCGTGGAAGTGCGCCCGGGTGAAACGGTGCCGGTCGACGGTATCGTGGAACGCGGGTCAGCGGATGTTGACAGTTCGATGATAACGGGCGAATCTCTTCCTATCACAGTTAACCCCGGCAGTAAAGTATCATCCGGTATGAAGGATCTCAACGGCACCATAGTCGTGAGGGTACAGGCCGTTGGTCCAAATTCCACTGTCGGCAAGATATACTCCTTCATAAAGATGGCCTCATCCGGCAGAACCAAGATTCAGAGGATAGCAGACGTTTTCTCATCATACTTCGTTCCGGTGGTGCTTGCTGCTGCTACCGCCTCGTTCCTGTTCTGGTTCTTCTATCTGAGATCTATAGGGGATCCTTACTTCATAGAGACTGCAATACTTTCGTTTGTTTCCGTAATAGTAATAGCATGCCCATGTGCGATAGGGCTTGCCGGTCCAATAACTTTGCTCATAGCCTCCGAGGGGTCATTCGAGGCAGGTATACTTGTCAAGAATGCTGGCGCTATGGACAGGGTCACCAAGGTGAACAGGGTCGTATTCGATAAGACAGGAACGCTCACCCTGCCCGAGATGTACGTCCTAAACTATTCCGGAGATACCGAAGCCCTGATGATGGCTGCCGCGATCGAATCGCATTCAAACCATCCTGTTGCGCGTGCCATAGTGCAATATGCTGGAAACATCTCTCATAAAGACGCTGATCAGGTAAAGGAGATGCCAGGATCAGGCATCGAAGGAATGTGCTGTGGCCATAAGATATCGGTGATATCCGGAGAAAACGGAGATCTCAGGATCACGGTAGATGGTACCGTACGCGGTGTTCTCAAAATTGGCAGCAAAATACGCCCTGAGGCTGAGGAAACGATTGCAGAAATGAAAGAGAAGGGCATGAAGATATCCGTGCTTACAGGAGACAGGAGCAGGGATTCCGCATCTGCTGTTGAATCGATCGGTGTTGACGAGGTGCTGACCGGGCTCAGTCCGGAAGACAAGGCAGCCATAATACGGAAATACCAGGAGGCCGGGGATTATGTGATGTTTGTGGGCGATGGCATAAACGATGTAATGGCTATAGATCAGGCAGACGTGGGCGTGGCAATGGGATCAGGATCTGACATAACGAGGAGCCAGGGTGACTTTGTTCTCCTGAGAAATGACCTCAGGGCAATATTGTCCATATTCGACATCTCCTCTAAAACCATATCCAAGGTCAAGCAGAACATAATCTGGGCGATTTCCTACAACTCTGCACTGATACCGGTGGCCGCTGGTGTTCTTGTTCCGATCTTTGGTGCAGGAATATACTCTTTCTTACCGATGCTTGCCGCGTTTGCGATGGGTATGAGCTCCAGCACCGTTGTTCTTAATTCAATCAGGCTGAGAGGAAAAATCGGAAGAAATGTTAATTATGCGTGGACCTGA